The following coding sequences are from one Rhodocyclaceae bacterium window:
- a CDS encoding DUF3623 domain-containing protein: MTELILPALYAMFVWWFTTGLIVWLDGLPVSTYRWSMAGATIVGIAALYALSQTAYDPTVAGAYCAFTSAVLVWGWIEVAFLMGFVTGPRREPSPPGASDYQRFRHAVGAILHHELFILAAGVAVVVVTLDAPNQTGTWTFMILWAMRLSAKLNLFLGVRNRGEDFLPEKMRHIDSYFARRSVNLLFPVAVTAATALAAVLWARAAMPYTPGFDVAKNVLAATLLSLAILEHWFMVLPLSSTALWKWAMRNRRKPESAPPSSIGRIDLAPLPLKTAD; this comes from the coding sequence ATGACTGAACTGATCCTCCCCGCGCTGTATGCCATGTTCGTCTGGTGGTTCACCACCGGGCTGATCGTCTGGCTCGACGGCTTGCCTGTGTCGACCTATCGCTGGTCGATGGCGGGCGCTACGATCGTCGGCATTGCCGCGCTGTATGCACTTTCGCAGACTGCCTATGACCCGACGGTCGCGGGCGCGTACTGTGCGTTCACCAGCGCAGTGCTGGTCTGGGGCTGGATCGAGGTCGCCTTCCTGATGGGCTTCGTGACAGGGCCCCGCCGCGAGCCCTCGCCACCGGGCGCCAGCGATTACCAGCGCTTCCGCCATGCCGTGGGTGCGATCCTGCACCACGAGCTGTTCATCCTCGCGGCCGGCGTGGCGGTGGTGGTGGTCACGCTGGATGCACCGAACCAGACCGGGACGTGGACGTTCATGATCCTGTGGGCGATGCGCCTGTCGGCCAAGCTCAACCTGTTCCTCGGCGTGCGCAACCGCGGCGAGGACTTCCTGCCCGAGAAGATGCGCCACATCGACAGCTACTTCGCGCGCCGGTCCGTCAACCTGCTGTTCCCGGTGGCGGTGACCGCTGCGACCGCGCTTGCCGCCGTCCTCTGGGCTCGTGCCGCGATGCCCTACACCCCCGGCTTCGATGTGGCGAAGAACGTGCTTGCCGCGACGCTGCTTTCGCTGGCCATCCTCGAACACTGGTTCATGGTGCTGCCACTGTCGTCGACGGCCCTCTGGAAATGGGCGATGCGCAATCGGCGCAAGCCCGAGTCCGCGCCGCCTTCATCCATCGGCCGGATCGATCTGGCCCCCCTGCCGCTGAAGACAGCAGATTGA
- a CDS encoding phytoene desaturase translates to MKSFLARAATGGVKTPLAPDGPGLVLPGTPVPAGAPTAIVIGSGFGGLAAAVRLSCRGYAVTVLEKLDAPGGRAYVHRQDGFTFDAGPTIVTAPFMLEELWAMCGRRLSDDVELKALDPFYRIRFVDGTHFDYSGDPVKMRAEVARLSPGDADGYDRFIVEAEHCYRLGFEELGSVAYDNVGTLLAAVPSLVRMRGWRTMFSMVAHYLKDPRLQAAFSLQTLLIGGNPFSVTCVYSLINALERRAGVHWAMGGTGSLVRGLVGLFEGRGGRIRYGAQVKRISIEGGRATGVELEGGERLRSDIVVSNADMAWTYRHLVEPQHRRHWTDRRIDRGRYSMSLFVWYFGVKRTYPDVPHHMMLLGPRYKELLDDIFRKHKLADDFSLYLHRPTATDASMAPPGCDAFYALAPVPHLDSGTDWPAFAETYRSRIAELLDRTVLPGFERDIVTSRITTPQDFQDRLLSYKGAAFGLEPVLLQSAWFRPHNRSEDVQHLYLVGAGTHPGAGVPGVLMSAKALDSVVPDPDRIARVHA, encoded by the coding sequence ATGAAATCGTTCCTTGCCCGTGCCGCCACCGGCGGCGTCAAGACGCCGCTCGCACCCGACGGGCCCGGGCTTGTCCTGCCCGGTACCCCGGTACCAGCCGGGGCGCCGACCGCGATCGTGATAGGCAGCGGCTTCGGCGGGCTGGCTGCCGCGGTACGGCTGTCCTGCCGCGGCTACGCGGTGACCGTGCTCGAGAAGCTCGATGCGCCGGGCGGCCGCGCCTACGTGCACCGGCAGGACGGCTTTACCTTCGACGCGGGGCCGACGATCGTCACCGCCCCATTCATGCTCGAAGAACTGTGGGCGATGTGCGGCCGGCGCCTGTCCGACGACGTCGAACTGAAGGCGCTCGATCCGTTCTACCGGATCCGCTTCGTCGACGGTACCCACTTCGATTACAGCGGCGACCCGGTGAAGATGCGTGCGGAGGTGGCTCGCCTGAGCCCGGGCGACGCCGATGGCTATGACCGCTTCATCGTGGAAGCCGAGCATTGCTACCGCCTGGGCTTCGAGGAACTGGGCAGCGTGGCCTACGACAACGTCGGCACCCTGCTTGCCGCGGTGCCGTCGCTGGTGCGCATGCGCGGCTGGCGCACGATGTTCTCGATGGTCGCGCATTACCTGAAGGACCCTCGCCTGCAGGCCGCGTTCAGCCTGCAGACGCTGCTGATCGGCGGCAATCCGTTCTCCGTGACCTGCGTGTACAGCCTCATCAACGCCCTCGAGCGGCGTGCCGGCGTGCACTGGGCGATGGGCGGTACCGGCTCGCTGGTTCGCGGTCTGGTCGGGCTGTTCGAAGGGCGCGGCGGCAGGATCCGCTATGGTGCGCAGGTGAAGCGCATCTCCATCGAGGGCGGCCGCGCGACCGGGGTCGAACTCGAGGGTGGCGAGCGGCTTCGTTCGGACATCGTCGTGTCCAACGCCGACATGGCCTGGACCTATCGCCACCTGGTCGAGCCACAGCATCGCCGGCACTGGACCGACCGCCGGATCGATCGCGGCCGCTACTCGATGAGCCTGTTCGTCTGGTACTTCGGCGTCAAGCGAACCTACCCCGACGTGCCTCACCACATGATGCTGCTGGGCCCGCGCTACAAGGAACTGCTCGACGACATCTTCCGCAAGCACAAGCTCGCGGACGATTTCAGCCTGTACCTGCACCGGCCCACCGCCACCGACGCATCGATGGCACCGCCCGGCTGCGATGCGTTCTATGCACTGGCGCCCGTTCCGCATCTCGACAGCGGCACCGACTGGCCGGCCTTCGCCGAGACCTATCGCTCGCGCATCGCCGAACTGCTCGACCGCACCGTGCTGCCGGGTTTCGAGCGCGACATCGTCACCTCGCGCATCACGACGCCCCAGGATTTCCAGGACCGCCTCCTTTCGTACAAGGGTGCGGCGTTCGGCCTCGAGCCCGTGCTGCTGCAGAGCGCCTGGTTCCGGCCGCACAACCGCAGCGAAGACGTACAGCATCTTTATCTCGTTGGCGCCGGGACGCATCCCGGGGCCGGTGTCCCGGGTGTACTGATGTCGGCCAAGGCGCTCGACTCGGTAGTGCCCGACCCAGACCGGATTGCGAGGGTCCATGCCTGA
- a CDS encoding phytoene/squalene synthase family protein, with protein sequence MADRVAFATADEGPASGAPPAAADDLVACEALMRGGSKSFFAASRVLPARVRAPAIALYAFCRVADDAIDLADDPAAAVERLDARLDAIYARRPQSYESDRALAVVVDRFDLPRGLLDALIEGFRWDSEGRRYETIGQLEDYCARVAGTVGAMMAILMGTRSRTALARACELGVAMQLTNIARDVGEDARNGRLYLPREWLREEGIDPQAWLRQPSFVPGIGRVVARLLALADTLYQRAEQGIAELPRDCRAAIMAARLVYAEIGREVERNGLDSLTRRAVVSTSRKTWLITRAMLARATSQRPLPGASDEQAPVMVEAIRYLVEHAVEPAALRATAAPDSFYERAVWVIELCERLRERDRLAAARS encoded by the coding sequence ATGGCTGACAGGGTTGCGTTCGCCACCGCCGACGAAGGACCTGCCTCCGGCGCACCGCCCGCAGCCGCAGACGATCTGGTTGCCTGCGAAGCTCTGATGCGCGGCGGCTCGAAATCGTTCTTTGCTGCGTCCCGCGTGCTGCCGGCTCGCGTGCGCGCGCCGGCCATCGCCCTCTATGCGTTCTGCCGGGTGGCCGATGACGCCATCGATCTCGCCGACGATCCGGCAGCCGCCGTCGAACGGCTCGACGCGCGGCTCGATGCGATCTACGCCCGTCGTCCACAGTCGTACGAATCCGATCGGGCACTCGCCGTGGTCGTCGACCGCTTCGACCTGCCGCGCGGGCTGCTCGATGCGTTGATCGAGGGCTTCCGCTGGGACTCCGAAGGCCGTCGCTACGAGACCATCGGCCAGCTCGAGGACTACTGCGCGCGCGTGGCCGGTACCGTCGGCGCGATGATGGCGATCCTGATGGGAACGCGCAGCCGCACGGCACTGGCCCGCGCCTGCGAGCTCGGTGTCGCCATGCAGCTCACCAACATCGCGCGCGACGTCGGCGAGGATGCCCGTAACGGCCGTCTCTACCTGCCGCGCGAATGGCTGCGCGAGGAAGGCATCGATCCCCAGGCCTGGCTGCGGCAGCCGTCGTTCGTGCCCGGCATCGGGCGTGTGGTCGCGCGCCTGCTCGCGCTCGCCGACACGCTCTACCAGCGCGCCGAGCAGGGCATCGCCGAACTGCCGCGCGACTGCCGGGCGGCGATCATGGCAGCTCGTCTGGTGTATGCCGAGATCGGGCGCGAGGTCGAGCGTAACGGCCTGGACAGCTTGACGCGCCGGGCCGTGGTGTCGACCAGCCGCAAGACCTGGCTGATCACCCGCGCGATGCTGGCCCGAGCCACGTCACAGCGGCCGTTGCCGGGCGCATCGGATGAACAGGCGCCGGTCATGGTCGAGGCGATCCGCTACCTCGTCGAGCACGCCGTCGAGCCCGCGGCACTGCGCGCCACTGCCGCCCCCGATTCTTTCTACGAACGGGCGGTGTGGGTGATCGAACTCTGCGAACGCCTGCGGGAGCGCGACCGGCTGGCTGCGGCAAGGAGCTGA
- the hemC gene encoding hydroxymethylbilane synthase, whose protein sequence is MTASAPPVESIVIASRESLLAMWQAEHVQARLRDRYPGIAVSILGMTTEGDRVLDVSLSKIGGKGLFVKELEQAMIESRADIAVHSMKDVPMWLPDGFMLPAILQREDPRDAFVSNRYEKLSDLPEGSVVGTSSLRRESQLRARFPHLDVQPLRGNVQTRLRKLDEGQYAAIILAAAGLKRLGLADRIASFLTTEDSLPAVGQGAVGIECRSADQALQAALAALADPTTTACVRAERAMSRALGGSCTVPLGGFAEIIDGTLQLRGFVASPDGKRMVSDRVSGPPETGEALGQSLAQRLTELGAAEILAALS, encoded by the coding sequence ATGACTGCTTCCGCTCCGCCCGTCGAATCGATCGTGATCGCTTCACGCGAAAGCCTGCTCGCGATGTGGCAGGCTGAACACGTCCAGGCCAGGCTGCGCGACCGCTACCCCGGCATCGCCGTGAGCATCCTCGGCATGACGACCGAAGGTGACCGCGTGCTCGACGTCTCGTTGTCGAAGATCGGCGGCAAGGGCCTGTTCGTGAAGGAACTCGAGCAGGCGATGATCGAATCGCGCGCCGACATCGCGGTGCATTCGATGAAGGACGTACCGATGTGGCTGCCGGACGGCTTTATGCTGCCGGCCATCCTCCAGCGCGAGGATCCGCGCGACGCGTTCGTGTCGAACCGGTACGAGAAGCTGTCCGACCTGCCCGAAGGCAGCGTGGTCGGCACCTCCAGCCTGCGTCGCGAAAGCCAGCTGCGTGCCCGGTTCCCGCACCTCGACGTGCAGCCCCTGCGCGGCAACGTGCAGACGCGCCTGCGCAAGCTCGACGAAGGTCAGTACGCGGCGATCATCCTCGCGGCGGCGGGGCTGAAGCGGCTCGGGCTCGCCGACCGCATCGCCTCCTTCCTCACCACCGAAGACAGCCTGCCGGCCGTCGGCCAGGGCGCGGTCGGCATCGAATGCCGGAGCGCAGACCAGGCGCTGCAGGCTGCGCTCGCGGCGCTGGCCGATCCCACCACGACCGCCTGCGTGCGTGCCGAACGGGCGATGTCGCGCGCGCTGGGCGGCAGCTGCACCGTGCCGCTGGGTGGTTTTGCCGAGATCATCGACGGCACGCTGCAATTGCGCGGCTTCGTCGCCAGCCCCGATGGCAAGCGCATGGTCAGCGACCGGGTCAGTGGTCCGCCGGAGACAGGTGAAGCGCTCGGGCAGTCGCTCGCCCAGCGGCTGACCGAGCTCGGTGCGGCCGAGATCCTCGCCGCCCTGTCGTGA
- a CDS encoding uroporphyrinogen-III synthase — MNLNGLRVAVTRPLEQSGRLAAAIDAAGGESFVFPLIEIGPPPDPAALDALIDRLDAFDWAMFSSPTAVDRAIERIRARRPLPDGWSIAAIGEGTQRALARQGLHRVLAPTERFDSEALLALPALADLQGRRAVIFRGQEGRELMADVLRARGATVEYAECYSRHAPAADAATLIDRVRGGRLDAIVVTSSEGLRNLCAMLSRAGSQPPALTGCSFFVPHARIAETARRAGFGSVVETAGGDSGVLDALAAFAAGHATTAAAGGGVR, encoded by the coding sequence GTGAACCTGAACGGGCTCCGGGTGGCGGTGACCCGGCCGCTCGAACAGTCGGGCCGGCTTGCCGCAGCGATCGATGCCGCCGGTGGTGAATCCTTCGTGTTTCCCCTGATCGAGATCGGTCCGCCACCGGATCCGGCAGCGCTCGACGCACTGATCGACCGGCTCGACGCATTCGACTGGGCGATGTTCTCCAGCCCGACCGCGGTCGACCGTGCGATCGAGCGCATCCGCGCGCGCCGCCCGCTACCTGACGGCTGGTCGATTGCCGCGATCGGCGAGGGTACGCAGCGGGCGCTGGCGCGGCAGGGCCTCCACCGCGTGCTGGCGCCGACCGAACGTTTCGACAGTGAGGCGCTGCTGGCACTGCCCGCGCTCGCCGACCTGCAGGGACGGCGGGCCGTGATCTTCCGGGGCCAGGAAGGCCGCGAACTGATGGCCGACGTTCTGCGCGCCCGGGGTGCAACGGTCGAGTACGCAGAGTGCTACAGCCGGCATGCGCCGGCTGCCGATGCAGCCACGCTGATCGACCGGGTGCGCGGCGGGCGGCTCGACGCGATCGTGGTCACCAGCAGCGAAGGCTTGCGCAACCTGTGCGCGATGCTGTCGCGCGCCGGCTCGCAGCCCCCCGCGCTTACCGGATGCTCGTTTTTCGTGCCGCATGCGCGGATCGCCGAGACCGCGCGCCGGGCCGGATTCGGATCCGTGGTTGAGACCGCCGGTGGTGACAGCGGGGTGCTGGATGCGCTCGCAGCGTTCGCTGCCGGGCATGCAACGACCGCTGCGGCGGGTGGCGGTGTGCGATGA
- a CDS encoding uroporphyrinogen-III C-methyltransferase produces MSRLEPTPGAIDPLAARPANEAEAEPGPGAPPATESPIRAAPVPASGTSAGAAGEPAPSPLPLASVLAVSTRNRDIALGVLGAAVALLGFLAWDGHRDRNALRQELAQRLAGADDLGRQTQAMAQGAQRTVREMEVALDAVQSQLAESQSQQLALEALYQDLARGRDEAALAEIEQTLIAANQQLVLAGNVRVALIALQSADARLALIDRAQFAPLRRALAADIERLQRVPLVDTTGIAMRLDRAVTGIDTLATLPGGTSTVASAREEGRPGGDSRSPDATSSTSASTSTSTSAAAAANATPAVAGWRVTLARIWAEFKADFRQLASIRRIDPDVLPLISPEQSWFLRENLRLRLLSARHALLARDEPGFRGDIAASRAWVARYFDPRDPATVALAETLHELERAQVRIDLPEIGASIEAVRTLRVSRDRRQ; encoded by the coding sequence ATGAGCCGACTAGAGCCTACGCCCGGCGCGATCGACCCGCTCGCCGCCCGACCCGCGAACGAAGCCGAGGCGGAGCCTGGGCCGGGAGCGCCGCCAGCGACCGAGTCGCCGATCCGGGCGGCGCCTGTGCCGGCCTCCGGCACCAGCGCTGGCGCGGCCGGCGAGCCCGCGCCGTCGCCTCTGCCATTGGCTTCTGTGCTGGCAGTGTCGACGCGCAACCGCGACATCGCGCTCGGCGTGCTCGGAGCGGCGGTGGCGCTGCTCGGCTTCCTGGCCTGGGACGGCCATCGCGACCGTAACGCGCTGCGCCAGGAACTTGCGCAGCGGCTGGCTGGCGCCGACGACCTCGGCCGCCAGACCCAGGCAATGGCCCAGGGTGCACAGCGTACCGTGCGCGAGATGGAAGTCGCGCTGGATGCGGTGCAGTCGCAACTGGCCGAATCGCAGAGCCAGCAGCTTGCCCTGGAGGCGCTGTACCAGGATCTCGCGCGTGGGCGCGACGAGGCGGCGCTGGCCGAGATCGAGCAGACGTTGATCGCGGCCAATCAGCAGCTGGTGCTGGCGGGCAACGTGCGCGTCGCGTTGATCGCGCTGCAGAGCGCCGACGCGCGCCTGGCACTGATCGACCGCGCGCAGTTCGCGCCACTGCGACGGGCGCTCGCAGCCGACATAGAGCGCCTGCAGCGGGTCCCGCTGGTCGACACCACCGGCATTGCGATGCGCCTCGACCGGGCGGTGACTGGCATCGATACCCTCGCGACGCTGCCCGGCGGCACCTCGACTGTGGCATCCGCACGGGAGGAGGGCAGGCCCGGGGGCGATTCCCGCAGTCCGGACGCCACCTCGTCAACGTCAGCGTCAACGTCAACGTCGACGTCAGCGGCCGCAGCCGCGAACGCCACCCCTGCCGTGGCCGGATGGCGGGTGACGCTCGCGCGCATCTGGGCCGAGTTCAAGGCGGACTTCCGCCAGCTCGCCAGCATCCGCCGCATCGATCCCGACGTGCTCCCGTTGATCTCGCCGGAACAGTCGTGGTTCCTGCGCGAGAACCTGCGCCTGCGCCTGCTCAGCGCACGGCATGCGCTGCTCGCGCGCGACGAGCCGGGGTTCCGCGGCGACATCGCCGCATCGCGCGCCTGGGTGGCACGCTACTTCGATCCGCGCGACCCGGCGACGGTGGCTCTGGCCGAGACGCTGCACGAACTCGAGCGCGCACAGGTACGGATCGACCTGCCGGAGATCGGCGCCAGCATAGAAGCGGTGCGCACCTTGCGCGTCAGCCGCGACCGTCGCCAGTGA